Proteins encoded together in one Desulfuromonas acetexigens window:
- a CDS encoding TrkH family potassium uptake protein — MPFSMSSAQNGPWAKRLKQFSPAQLLALFYALAIFLGAALLATPLAVRGEPLSFLDALFTATSAQCVTGLTVVDTGSRFSFFGQSVILALIQVGGLGITTFSVYLFIYLRIGVGAKGRWIINETLMHTPVGSWRELIRGIVVLTLVIEVLGAALLAVVLVPRLGLWPGLYSAFFHSISAFCNAGFSLFPDSLVGFRDDPLVNMTIMALIILGGIGFLVIRELLAWVKGGGQKARRPVRISLHGKMVLVTSAFLILYGALFIGWLEKDNVLAGMSFMEGFWASLFQSVSARTAGFNSVDLNEFRAPTLFLMMFLMFVGASPGSAGGGVKTTCLALFFAVFYNRLKGNPHVSLFHRTIPDELVTKALSLVLLAVILISCALFALLIVQSPDPTHENPREFLACAFEAVSAFGTAGLSMGMTGKLNTTGKWIIIVLMFVGRVGLLTLAFAIAGRTRRFSTRYAEENVMIG; from the coding sequence ATGCCCTTCTCCATGTCTAGCGCTCAAAATGGCCCTTGGGCAAAACGGCTGAAACAATTTTCGCCGGCCCAACTGCTGGCGCTCTTTTACGCCCTGGCGATTTTTCTCGGCGCCGCGCTGCTCGCCACCCCGCTCGCGGTGCGAGGGGAACCCCTCTCTTTTCTCGATGCGCTCTTCACCGCGACTTCGGCCCAATGCGTCACGGGCCTGACGGTGGTCGATACCGGCAGCCGCTTCAGCTTCTTTGGCCAGTCGGTCATTCTCGCGTTGATCCAGGTGGGAGGATTGGGGATCACGACCTTTTCGGTCTACCTCTTCATCTATCTGCGCATCGGCGTCGGTGCCAAGGGACGCTGGATCATCAACGAAACCCTCATGCACACCCCGGTCGGTTCCTGGCGGGAACTGATCCGGGGGATCGTGGTTCTGACCCTGGTCATCGAAGTCCTCGGGGCGGCGTTGCTGGCGGTGGTTCTGGTCCCCCGGCTGGGGCTCTGGCCGGGGCTCTACAGCGCGTTTTTCCATTCGATTTCCGCTTTCTGCAACGCCGGTTTTTCCCTGTTTCCCGACAGTCTGGTCGGTTTTCGCGACGATCCTTTGGTCAACATGACGATCATGGCGCTGATTATTCTCGGGGGGATCGGTTTTCTGGTGATCCGTGAACTCCTGGCCTGGGTTAAGGGCGGGGGGCAAAAAGCCCGGCGGCCTGTCCGTATCTCTCTGCACGGCAAGATGGTGTTGGTGACCTCGGCTTTTTTGATCCTCTACGGCGCTTTGTTCATCGGGTGGCTGGAGAAGGATAATGTTTTGGCCGGCATGTCTTTCATGGAAGGATTCTGGGCCTCTCTCTTCCAGTCGGTTTCCGCCCGCACCGCCGGCTTCAACAGCGTCGACTTGAACGAGTTTCGTGCACCGACCCTGTTTCTGATGATGTTTCTCATGTTCGTCGGCGCTTCCCCGGGATCGGCCGGTGGCGGGGTGAAAACCACCTGTCTGGCGCTCTTTTTCGCCGTTTTTTACAACCGGCTCAAGGGGAATCCCCATGTCAGTCTCTTTCACCGGACCATCCCCGATGAACTGGTGACCAAGGCTCTTTCCCTGGTTCTTCTGGCTGTTATCCTCATCAGTTGTGCGCTTTTTGCCCTCTTGATCGTGCAAAGCCCCGATCCGACGCATGAAAATCCCCGAGAGTTTCTTGCCTGCGCTTTTGAAGCGGTCTCCGCTTTCGGCACGGCCGGCTTGTCCATGGGCATGACCGGAAAACTGAACACAACGGGCAAGTGGATTATTATCGTACTCATGTTTGTCGGGCGGGTGGGCCTGTTGACCTTGGCCTTCGCCATTGCC
- a CDS encoding TrkH family potassium uptake protein, translating into MNDRRYLDYLRERYRFLCGHLGYLVALIGLLLLAPLPLLLVFPEDAPLLGGFLFPGLGLFLLGGFLRVCARVPEDNLLSLAEGSLLVVLAWFAAIFAGAVPFVWAGQGWTEAVFESTSGWTTTGLSVLDVAQTSPVLLFFRSLMQFAGGAGLAILMLSAMAGPAGVGLSAAEGRSEQLVPQVRQSARLVLRLYFGYLLFGVPALSLAGMGWFDALNHAFCALSTGGFSTRANSIAHWNSPAIEAVLMLLMGLGTLNFLTAYTLLKGHWRAVLGNGEVRLAVVLLPLATVVLFFAGAFRVYPELPEYLRVLLFQVVSALSTTGFQTIAFSGGEDLGYLVLILLMLIGGGANSTAGGIKQHRIYLLLKGLRREVREAARSPRERCEEGIWIGGRRRFLNESEIRKAAAYVGLFLFVWLLGGCALTAYGHSLGDSLFEFASTLGTVGLSVGITGADAPDGQLWVQIFGMLFGRLEFFVLFWGLAKLARDLGAAGKIPR; encoded by the coding sequence GTGAACGACCGCCGCTATCTGGATTATCTGCGCGAGCGCTACCGTTTTCTCTGCGGCCATCTCGGCTACCTCGTCGCTCTTATTGGCCTGCTGCTGCTGGCGCCGCTCCCGCTCCTCCTCGTCTTCCCCGAAGACGCTCCCCTGCTCGGCGGCTTTCTCTTCCCCGGCCTGGGGCTGTTTCTGCTCGGCGGGTTTCTGCGCGTCTGCGCGCGCGTGCCGGAGGACAACCTCCTTTCCCTGGCCGAAGGCTCGTTGCTGGTGGTGCTGGCCTGGTTTGCGGCGATTTTCGCCGGCGCCGTTCCCTTCGTCTGGGCGGGACAGGGCTGGACGGAGGCCGTCTTCGAGTCCACCAGCGGCTGGACCACTACCGGCCTGTCGGTGCTGGATGTGGCACAAACCTCGCCCGTACTCCTCTTTTTCCGCAGTCTCATGCAGTTCGCCGGCGGTGCCGGGCTGGCGATTCTCATGCTCAGCGCCATGGCCGGTCCGGCCGGGGTCGGGCTGAGCGCCGCCGAAGGGCGCTCCGAACAGCTTGTTCCACAGGTGCGCCAGTCGGCGCGGCTGGTCCTGCGTCTCTACTTCGGTTATCTGCTCTTCGGCGTACCGGCCTTGTCTCTGGCCGGGATGGGCTGGTTCGACGCCCTCAATCACGCCTTCTGCGCCCTTTCCACCGGCGGCTTCTCGACGAGGGCCAACTCCATCGCCCACTGGAACAGCCCGGCCATCGAGGCGGTGCTGATGCTGCTGATGGGCCTCGGCACCCTGAATTTTCTCACCGCCTACACCCTGCTCAAGGGGCACTGGCGGGCCGTGCTCGGCAACGGCGAGGTGCGGCTGGCGGTGGTTCTCCTTCCCCTGGCGACGGTGGTTCTCTTCTTCGCCGGAGCCTTCCGGGTCTATCCCGAATTGCCCGAATATCTGCGGGTGCTCCTTTTTCAGGTCGTTTCCGCCCTCTCCACCACCGGCTTTCAGACCATCGCCTTCAGTGGCGGGGAAGACCTCGGCTATCTGGTCCTGATCCTGCTTATGCTCATCGGCGGCGGCGCCAACTCCACCGCCGGCGGCATCAAACAACACCGCATCTACCTTTTGTTAAAGGGCCTGCGCCGGGAAGTCCGGGAAGCCGCCCGTTCCCCCCGGGAGCGCTGCGAGGAGGGGATCTGGATCGGAGGACGGCGCCGCTTTTTAAATGAGAGCGAGATCCGCAAGGCGGCCGCCTATGTCGGGCTCTTTCTTTTCGTCTGGCTGCTCGGCGGCTGTGCTTTGACGGCCTACGGCCATTCCCTGGGCGACAGCCTCTTCGAGTTCGCCAGCACCCTTGGCACCGTCGGCCTATCTGTGGGCATCACCGGCGCCGACGCACCCGACGGTCAGCTCTGGGTGCAGATTTTCGGCATGCTCTTCGGGCGGCTGGAGTTTTTCGTCCTTTTCTGGGGGCTGGCCAAGCTGGCCCGGGACCTGGGAGCGGCGGGAAAAATCCCCCGATGA
- a CDS encoding potassium channel family protein, with translation MKVLLAGSGKILYYLTRQFSRRGVDVRVVAPSEEEARELSRRTGATVLFGDATDPRVLNEAGAWRAHTVLALLPNDEDNLAICQIAGRMYRVPRTIALVNDPENEEVFQRLEVTTAISATRILSLIIEEQAGFEEIARMMAVGDGSVSVSEVLLREEAPAIGLPLKKLTLPEEALLGGIIRGDKVLIPKGGTHLQAGDRLILIAAPASLDAALRLLTGEESR, from the coding sequence ATGAAGGTCCTTTTGGCGGGGAGCGGCAAGATCCTCTATTACTTGACGCGGCAATTTTCCCGTCGGGGGGTGGACGTCAGAGTCGTCGCCCCCAGTGAGGAAGAGGCGCGGGAGCTCTCCCGGCGCACCGGGGCAACGGTTCTTTTCGGGGATGCCACTGACCCGCGGGTGTTGAATGAGGCGGGGGCCTGGCGGGCGCACACGGTCTTGGCTCTGTTGCCTAACGACGAGGACAACCTGGCGATCTGCCAGATTGCCGGGCGCATGTACCGGGTCCCGCGCACCATCGCCCTGGTCAACGATCCGGAAAATGAAGAGGTTTTTCAGCGGCTGGAGGTGACGACGGCGATCTCGGCGACGCGGATTCTCTCCCTGATTATCGAAGAACAGGCCGGCTTCGAGGAAATCGCCCGGATGATGGCCGTGGGGGACGGTTCGGTCTCCGTTTCCGAGGTGCTGCTCAGGGAGGAGGCGCCGGCGATCGGGCTTCCCTTGAAAAAATTGACCTTGCCCGAGGAGGCCCTGCTCGGCGGCATCATTCGCGGGGACAAGGTGCTGATTCCCAAGGGCGGAACCCACCTGCAGGCCGGCGACCGGCTGATTCTCATCGCCGCCCCCGCGAGCCTGGACGCGGCCCTGCGCCTGCTCACCGGCGAGGAATCCCGGTGA